The Pseudodesulfovibrio cashew genomic sequence TTGCCGACCTCGCGGGCAAAGCGCATCTCGTGCGTGACCATGATGAGGGTCATGCCCTCCTCGGCCAGTTTGCGCACGACCTCCAGGACCTCGCCCACGAGCTCCGGGTCCAGCGCCGAGGTGATCTCGTCGCAGAGAAGGACCTTGGGCTGCATGGCCAGGGACCGGGCAATGGCGACGCGCTGCTGCTGGCCGCCCGAAAGCTGGTCGGGGTAGGCGTCGAACTTGTCTCCGAGGCCGACCCGGGAGAGCATCTCCTCTGCCAGGGCCCGGACCTCTTGTTTCCCCATCTTCTTGACCTGTTGGGGGGCGAGCATGACGTTCTCCCCTGCGGTCAGGTGCGGGAACAGGTTGAACTGCTGGAACACCATGCCCACCTTGAGGCGCAGGTCCCTGAGGTCCTTTTCCATGCCCGTCCTGCGGTCGCCGTCGATGATCAGTATGCCGTCATCGAAGGATTCCAGGCCGTTGATGATCCTGAGCAGGGTGCTCTTGCCGGATCCGCTGCGGCCTATAATGGCCACGACTTCGCCTTCCTTGACCTTGAGGTCGACTCCCTTGAGCACCTCGTTGTCGCCAAAACTCTTGTGAATGCCCTCAGCGGCTACAAGCGGCATGGAGCCTCCTTTCTATCTGTCTGGCCAGGGCCGACAGGGGAAAACAGATGATGAAGTACCCAACAGCGACCAGGCCGTACACGAGCAGCGGTCTGAACGTCGCGTTTGAGATCATGGAACCCGTCTTGGTTATTTCCATGAAACCGATGATCGAAGTGACTGCGGTCCCCTTGACGACCTGGACGGAGAATCCCACGGTCG encodes the following:
- a CDS encoding amino acid ABC transporter ATP-binding protein; protein product: MPLVAAEGIHKSFGDNEVLKGVDLKVKEGEVVAIIGRSGSGKSTLLRIINGLESFDDGILIIDGDRRTGMEKDLRDLRLKVGMVFQQFNLFPHLTAGENVMLAPQQVKKMGKQEVRALAEEMLSRVGLGDKFDAYPDQLSGGQQQRVAIARSLAMQPKVLLCDEITSALDPELVGEVLEVVRKLAEEGMTLIMVTHEMRFAREVGNKLIFMHQGKVHEQGDPKQLFADPSTPELASFIRAID